One genomic window of Helicobacter canis includes the following:
- a CDS encoding phosphonate C-P lyase system protein PhnH: MQKDLDYLNRHNFRVLCNALAMPGSTHALQKAFDSYILACASVLLYAEVSYINLTKEDFWVLHSLCNAKNENTHNADYIFTDSLDSKLLENVKKGSFKDPEFSASVIYCYDSNAPLYPYKLQGAGVNGSIEQSYPLSNELVKDFLTHNTHFPMGFEIYFLHTQTGEITALSRTTILEAL; this comes from the coding sequence ATGCAAAAAGATTTAGATTATCTTAATCGCCATAATTTTAGGGTCCTGTGCAACGCCCTAGCAATGCCAGGTAGCACGCACGCGTTGCAAAAGGCTTTTGACTCTTATATCCTTGCTTGTGCGAGTGTGCTTTTATACGCAGAAGTAAGCTATATAAACCTAACAAAAGAAGACTTTTGGGTGCTGCACTCTTTGTGTAATGCTAAAAATGAAAACACACACAATGCAGATTATATCTTCACAGATAGCCTAGATTCTAAGCTACTAGAAAATGTGAAAAAGGGCAGCTTTAAAGATCCAGAATTTAGTGCGAGCGTGATTTACTGCTATGATTCTAATGCCCCACTTTACCCCTACAAACTGCAAGGTGCGGGAGTAAATGGGAGTATAGAGCAGAGTTACCCACTCTCAAATGAATTGGTAAAAGACTTTCTCACACATAATACACATTTTCCTATGGGCTTTGAGATTTACTTTCTACACACACAAACAGGTGAGATTACAGCCCTATCTCGCACGACAATTTTGGAGGCTTTGTAA
- a CDS encoding alpha-D-ribose 1-methylphosphonate 5-phosphate C-P-lyase PhnJ produces the protein MQYAFLDEEAKKEIRRSILKAIAIPGYLVSFASREMPMAKGWGTGGLQLTLSLINESDTLKVIDQGSDESVNAINLKNFICATTDISTTTDTKKATLIQTRHRIPEESLEEGQILIFQVPTPDVLEIVESDTAKAKQMHAHADYAKLWVLLYEDTAVLGDSRISNRYPVIVNNRYAMDPSPIPRYDTPKLHNAKALQLFGAGREKKIYAIPPYTQVEPLKFEDREFRVESFGGNVCGRCGRGDVFLDVILDAQGKKQYFCSDTSYCDKTLEQKGAL, from the coding sequence ATGCAATATGCGTTTTTAGATGAAGAAGCAAAAAAGGAAATCCGCAGAAGTATTTTAAAGGCTATTGCCATTCCGGGCTATTTAGTCTCTTTTGCCTCAAGGGAAATGCCTATGGCAAAGGGCTGGGGGACAGGTGGGCTGCAGCTTACACTCTCTTTAATCAACGAAAGCGACACGCTAAAAGTTATCGACCAAGGCAGTGATGAGAGCGTGAATGCTATCAATCTCAAAAACTTCATCTGTGCGACCACTGATATAAGCACGACTACTGATACCAAAAAGGCTACACTCATACAAACCCGTCATAGAATCCCAGAAGAAAGCCTAGAAGAAGGGCAGATTCTCATCTTTCAAGTGCCTACACCTGATGTGCTAGAAATCGTAGAATCCGATACTGCTAAAGCAAAGCAAATGCACGCACACGCCGATTATGCAAAGCTATGGGTGCTACTCTATGAAGATACCGCTGTGCTTGGTGATAGCAGGATCTCAAACCGCTATCCTGTGATTGTGAATAATCGCTATGCGATGGACCCTAGCCCTATCCCACGCTATGACACGCCAAAGCTCCATAATGCCAAGGCATTGCAGCTTTTTGGCGCAGGGAGAGAGAAAAAGATCTATGCGATCCCGCCTTATACACAAGTAGAGCCGCTGAAGTTTGAAGATAGAGAATTTAGAGTGGAGAGTTTTGGTGGGAATGTGTGTGGGAGATGTGGCAGGGGAGATGTATTCCTTGATGTGATTTTAGACGCACAAGGCAAGAAGCAGTATTTTTGCAGTGATACTTCCTATTGTGATAAGACTTTAGAGCAAAAGGGGGCATTATGA
- a CDS encoding phosphonate C-P lyase system protein PhnG produces the protein MQREQLNFILQSALQDELENLVGKIQEHFTLEILQNPTQQTLMLPVKDPISGGEFYAGEVLVTTSLVALLDKSDPSKKAQGFAMVLDDNPSYSLSIAIIDAYYGLSLELSLQDSITQEIQALALNTQEKQKQAQMRKNHEVDKTRVNFELM, from the coding sequence ATGCAAAGAGAGCAGTTAAACTTCATTTTACAAAGTGCCTTGCAAGATGAGCTAGAGAATCTAGTTGGCAAAATTCAAGAGCATTTTACACTTGAGATTTTACAAAATCCCACGCAGCAAACACTAATGCTGCCGGTCAAAGACCCCATTAGCGGCGGGGAGTTTTATGCAGGGGAAGTGCTAGTAACGACAAGCCTTGTAGCCCTGCTTGATAAAAGTGATCCTAGTAAAAAGGCACAAGGCTTTGCTATGGTACTTGATGATAATCCTAGCTATTCTTTATCTATTGCTATTATTGATGCCTATTATGGACTAAGCTTAGAATTAAGCCTACAAGATTCTATCACACAAGAGATCCAAGCCCTTGCTCTAAACACACAAGAGAAACAAAAACAAGCACAAATGCGTAAAAACCACGAAGTTGATAAAACGCGTGTCAATTTTGAGCTTATGTAG
- a CDS encoding carbon-phosphorus lyase complex subunit PhnI codes for MGFVAIKGGENAIKNALKLFDKDFIDETIELEQILKSMRLGVDRVMGEGSLYSKKLAAKALVKSSGDTLNAAFFLRAHRSSCQRIGNAKCIDTNDMRLVRRISSAFKDIEGGQILGPSNDYQIKLLQEIKLHLCEDEDMQTSGEDKKMRSALEPLRELGFIKSQPRDAKTDDITRVFPNPPYSRSAMMQAMARGESGSMLGFAYTSMRGYGDIHPTIGDLRLGSVEVKFTHPLTQKEVIVGEIEVSAVECVGEVEKQFDGSVKLNTGFGFCFGFNETKAICMGILDLNLYAVKHRENATHFASSCEMILHHIDGVDSMGFSNHYKLPHYVTFQAILQVFENAKRFRESKEQNTAQA; via the coding sequence ATGGGATTTGTAGCGATAAAAGGCGGTGAAAACGCCATTAAAAATGCTCTAAAACTTTTTGACAAAGATTTTATAGATGAGACAATAGAGCTAGAGCAGATTCTAAAATCTATGCGTTTGGGCGTGGATAGAGTGATGGGCGAAGGTAGTTTATATAGCAAGAAGTTAGCGGCAAAAGCATTAGTGAAATCTAGTGGCGATACGCTGAATGCTGCCTTTTTCTTACGCGCTCATAGAAGCTCGTGTCAAAGGATAGGCAATGCGAAGTGTATTGATACTAATGATATGCGACTTGTGCGGAGAATCTCATCAGCCTTTAAAGACATAGAAGGTGGGCAGATTCTAGGACCAAGCAATGACTATCAAATAAAACTCTTACAGGAGATAAAGCTACATTTATGCGAAGATGAAGATATGCAAACAAGCGGAGAAGATAAAAAAATGCGATCCGCCCTTGAGCCTTTGAGGGAGCTAGGCTTTATCAAATCGCAGCCTAGAGATGCGAAAACTGATGATATTACACGCGTTTTTCCTAATCCACCTTACTCACGCAGTGCGATGATGCAGGCAATGGCAAGGGGCGAGAGTGGCTCAATGCTAGGCTTTGCTTATACTTCTATGCGAGGCTATGGCGATATACACCCAACCATTGGAGATTTGCGTCTAGGCAGTGTGGAGGTGAAATTTACTCACCCCTTAACGCAAAAAGAAGTCATCGTAGGCGAGATAGAAGTGAGTGCAGTAGAATGCGTAGGCGAAGTGGAAAAGCAGTTTGATGGCAGTGTGAAGCTAAACACAGGCTTTGGCTTTTGCTTTGGATTTAATGAAACAAAGGCAATTTGTATGGGGATTTTAGATTTAAATCTCTATGCGGTGAAACACAGAGAGAATGCCACGCATTTTGCCTCAAGCTGTGAGATGATTTTGCACCATATTGATGGCGTGGATTCTATGGGCTTTAGCAATCACTACAAACTGCCGCATTATGTAACATTCCAAGCGATTTTACAGGTATTTGAAAACGCTAAAAGATTTAGAGAATCTAAAGAGCAAAACACAGCACAAGCTTAA
- the phnE gene encoding phosphonate ABC transporter, permease protein PhnE — MSETLKDSKTLESKKLDIHELKRKSSPFKAQNIILSLLVLYIIAQSWIDTQMSFSALLQGWEGMIGYLSGSEEIANSSYFKPSLDSSEIATYLFAMLETLEMAVIALLISVILAVPLSWFCSRNILDIMFPQQGVFFTLLKRGLYFSATLFANICRSINEIIWALIFVSAVGLGPMAGILALAIHTTGTLAKLLSEGNENIDSGPIKALESMGIGFFKVLVYGILPQVMPHYVSMILYRFESDVRSASILGFVGAGGIGFYLFDKIRGFENGSVCTILIIIVGVVFIVDKLSAIIRKKYM; from the coding sequence ATGAGTGAAACTCTAAAAGATTCTAAAACACTAGAATCCAAAAAGCTTGATATACACGAGCTTAAAAGAAAGTCTTCACCCTTTAAAGCACAAAATATCATTCTATCCTTGCTTGTGCTGTATATCATCGCGCAAAGCTGGATAGATACGCAGATGAGCTTTAGTGCGTTGCTGCAAGGCTGGGAGGGAATGATAGGCTATTTATCAGGTAGTGAAGAAATTGCCAATAGCTCATATTTTAAGCCTAGTTTAGATTCTAGTGAGATAGCGACCTATCTTTTTGCAATGCTAGAGACTTTAGAGATGGCAGTGATTGCGCTGCTTATTTCTGTCATTTTAGCTGTGCCGCTCTCGTGGTTTTGCTCCCGCAATATTTTAGACATTATGTTCCCACAGCAGGGCGTATTTTTTACTTTGCTAAAAAGGGGGCTATATTTTAGTGCCACGCTTTTTGCCAATATCTGCCGCTCTATCAATGAAATCATTTGGGCGTTGATTTTTGTATCGGCAGTGGGATTAGGACCTATGGCTGGGATTCTAGCCCTTGCGATTCACACCACAGGCACATTAGCAAAGCTTTTAAGTGAAGGGAATGAAAATATTGATAGCGGACCGATAAAGGCATTAGAGAGTATGGGGATAGGCTTTTTTAAGGTGCTAGTGTATGGTATCTTGCCTCAAGTAATGCCCCATTATGTTTCTATGATACTTTATCGCTTTGAAAGTGATGTCCGCTCTGCTTCTATACTTGGCTTTGTGGGGGCTGGGGGCATTGGCTTTTATCTCTTTGACAAGATAAGGGGCTTTGAGAATGGCAGTGTCTGCACGATTTTAATCATCATCGTAGGCGTTGTGTTTATCGTGGATAAGCTTAGTGCGATAATCCGCAAAAAATATATGTAA